A window from Luteibacter flocculans encodes these proteins:
- a CDS encoding CocE/NonD family hydrolase, which yields MKVLALPLLLAWSLVASGAHAGTPPSREPTMPDIAATLIARHVSASKPAELIVLYRLQLAAERYVDAETTLDRLTAAYRSSEPRLVPSVVPWQTYARAKAYEANGSEASAALRRAFSELYGSLSDTQAVDIGPWYKVDLDAMRAHVAEQEKACAGMRLEHCPSAADLIAARQGLATWTYLVPALKPLLEADTQRRFLIDDQILIPTPDGAKIAALLVRSRSAPSIKLTALLNFTIYANDGWSMDDAKKMAAHGYAGVVAYTRGKGRSPGAVVPYVHDGEDASTVIAWLARQPWSDGRVGMFSGSYNGFTQWAAAKHHPPALKAIATHATNAPGIDTPMQGNVFQSFIYYWPFYTTNTKGLDSDTMNDRAHWAALQRYWYVSGKPYRDLDKIDGKPNPIFDTWLQHPSYDAYWQRLIPYGREFADIGIPVFVETGYYDGGMVGALYYFEQHIKYRPTADDRMLIGPYHHIAMQTGVLPEIDGYVVDKAALLDLQDVRLKWFEHVFRGAPLPDLLSDRVNFEVMGANTWRHVSTLADMAASYRRLYLTGRHEADRLLFDDTPDKQSLPPELVVNFADRSDADFRPPGGMPDTRNALVFETPKLTKALEIDGLFHGQFEIVTNKRDFDLAVNFYALMPDGTYLDLASYLGRASYMEDRTRRHPLQPGQPITLAFQSQTVTARLLPAGSRIVAVVGVPKIPQVQINYGTGRDVSTESIADAGDPLRIRWLAGSYFELGMRGSLEF from the coding sequence ATGAAAGTCCTTGCCCTGCCCCTCCTGCTTGCCTGGAGCCTCGTCGCCTCCGGTGCCCATGCCGGCACGCCTCCGTCCAGGGAGCCCACGATGCCCGACATCGCGGCGACGCTTATCGCCCGTCATGTTTCGGCCTCGAAGCCAGCCGAGCTGATCGTGCTCTATCGGCTGCAACTCGCCGCCGAGCGCTATGTCGATGCCGAGACAACCCTCGATCGCCTCACCGCAGCCTATCGGTCCAGCGAGCCCAGGCTGGTTCCCTCGGTCGTGCCCTGGCAGACCTACGCGCGCGCAAAAGCCTACGAGGCGAACGGGAGCGAGGCCTCCGCAGCCTTGCGCCGCGCGTTTTCCGAACTCTATGGTTCCCTTTCCGATACGCAGGCTGTGGACATCGGCCCTTGGTACAAAGTCGATCTCGACGCCATGCGCGCCCATGTGGCGGAGCAGGAGAAGGCCTGCGCCGGAATGCGACTGGAGCATTGTCCTTCCGCTGCGGACCTGATTGCGGCTCGCCAGGGACTCGCCACCTGGACGTATCTGGTGCCTGCCTTGAAGCCGCTGCTCGAGGCCGATACGCAACGCCGGTTCCTGATCGACGACCAGATCCTCATCCCGACACCGGATGGCGCGAAGATCGCCGCGCTCCTCGTGCGCTCGCGCTCCGCCCCATCGATCAAGCTGACCGCCCTGCTGAATTTCACGATCTACGCCAACGACGGTTGGAGCATGGACGACGCCAAGAAAATGGCCGCCCATGGCTATGCCGGCGTGGTCGCCTATACACGAGGCAAGGGGCGCAGTCCCGGTGCCGTAGTGCCCTACGTCCATGATGGCGAAGACGCATCGACGGTGATCGCATGGCTGGCACGCCAACCGTGGAGCGACGGTCGCGTCGGCATGTTCAGCGGCAGCTACAACGGTTTCACCCAATGGGCGGCCGCCAAGCATCATCCGCCGGCGCTAAAGGCGATTGCCACCCACGCCACCAACGCCCCGGGCATCGATACGCCGATGCAAGGCAACGTGTTCCAGAGCTTCATCTATTACTGGCCGTTCTACACAACGAACACCAAGGGCCTCGATAGCGACACCATGAACGATCGCGCGCATTGGGCCGCGCTCCAACGCTACTGGTACGTCAGCGGCAAGCCCTATCGCGACCTGGACAAGATCGACGGCAAGCCCAACCCGATCTTCGATACCTGGCTGCAACACCCGTCCTACGATGCCTACTGGCAGCGCCTGATCCCCTATGGCCGCGAGTTTGCCGACATCGGCATCCCCGTCTTCGTCGAAACCGGCTACTACGATGGCGGCATGGTGGGGGCGTTGTACTACTTCGAGCAACACATCAAGTATCGTCCGACGGCAGACGACCGGATGCTGATCGGCCCTTACCATCACATCGCCATGCAGACCGGCGTGCTGCCCGAGATCGATGGCTACGTCGTCGACAAGGCAGCGCTGCTCGACCTACAAGACGTGCGATTGAAGTGGTTCGAACACGTGTTCCGCGGCGCACCGCTGCCCGACCTGCTCAGCGACCGGGTCAACTTCGAAGTGATGGGCGCGAACACCTGGCGGCACGTGTCCACGCTCGCCGATATGGCCGCAAGCTACCGGCGCCTCTATCTCACTGGCCGTCATGAAGCCGATCGGTTGTTGTTCGACGACACGCCGGACAAGCAGTCCCTTCCACCCGAACTCGTGGTGAATTTCGCCGACCGTAGCGATGCGGATTTCCGTCCGCCAGGGGGCATGCCCGACACGCGCAATGCCCTGGTGTTCGAAACACCGAAGCTGACGAAAGCACTGGAGATCGATGGCTTGTTTCATGGGCAATTTGAAATCGTCACCAACAAGCGCGACTTCGATCTGGCGGTCAACTTCTATGCGTTGATGCCCGACGGCACCTATCTCGATCTGGCCTCTTATCTCGGCCGAGCGAGCTACATGGAAGATCGCACTCGCCGGCACCCGTTGCAGCCAGGCCAGCCGATCACCCTCGCATTCCAGAGCCAGACGGTGACCGCGCGTTTGCTCCCCGCAGGAAGCCGCATCGTGGCGGTGGTCGGCGTACCTAAGATTCCCCAGGTCCAGATCAACTACGGCACGGGCCGCGACGTGAGCACCGAGTCGATAGCCGACGCGGGCGATCCCTTGCGGATTCGCTGGCTGGCCGGCAGCTACTTCGAACTCGGCATGCGGGGAAGCCTCGAATTCTGA
- a CDS encoding replication-associated recombination protein A: MSFSSPGLFAEPDDLKPLAERMRPRALDEIVGQQRVVGEGKPLRRALEAGKVHSMILWGPPGCGKTTLALLVARYADADFRAISAVMSGLPDVRKALAEAEGKFAQGRRTVLFVDEVHRFNKAQQDAFLPHIERGVIIFVGATTENPSFELNSALLSRCRVHVLDAVSADDIVAALHRALADKERGLGELGLSVDEASLKLIASAADGDVRRALTLLEIAAELAENGRIDDATLEQVLADRTRRFDKSGEQFYDQISALHKSVRSSDPDAAVYWLTRMLDGGCDPLYLARRMTRMAVEDVGLAEPRAWRMALDAWDTYERLGSPEGELGLAQLAIWLAISPKSNAAYMAYNKARATVKQMGSLDVPMHLRNAPTKLMKGLGYGTGYQYDHDVQGGVALDQQCLPDELVGMTFYEPVDRGLELKLSEKLAALRAARAAARK; the protein is encoded by the coding sequence ATGTCCTTTTCGTCCCCCGGCCTGTTCGCCGAACCCGATGACTTGAAGCCCCTTGCCGAGCGCATGCGTCCCCGCGCGCTCGACGAGATCGTGGGCCAGCAACGCGTGGTGGGCGAGGGCAAGCCGCTGCGCCGCGCGCTGGAGGCGGGCAAGGTGCATTCCATGATCCTGTGGGGGCCACCCGGCTGCGGCAAGACCACGCTCGCCCTGCTGGTGGCCCGTTACGCGGATGCGGACTTCCGCGCCATTTCCGCAGTGATGAGCGGGCTGCCCGACGTACGCAAGGCGCTTGCGGAAGCCGAAGGCAAGTTTGCACAAGGTCGGCGTACCGTCTTGTTCGTGGACGAGGTGCACCGCTTCAACAAGGCGCAGCAGGATGCGTTCCTGCCCCACATCGAACGCGGCGTCATCATCTTCGTCGGCGCTACCACCGAGAACCCGTCGTTTGAATTGAACTCGGCGTTGCTGTCGCGCTGCCGTGTGCACGTGCTCGATGCGGTGAGCGCCGACGACATCGTGGCGGCGTTGCATCGTGCGCTGGCTGACAAGGAGCGCGGCCTCGGCGAGTTGGGCCTGTCCGTGGACGAAGCATCGCTGAAGCTCATCGCCAGCGCCGCCGATGGCGACGTGCGCCGTGCGCTCACGTTGCTGGAAATCGCGGCGGAACTTGCCGAAAACGGACGCATTGACGACGCCACCCTCGAGCAGGTGCTGGCCGACCGCACACGTCGCTTCGACAAGAGCGGCGAGCAGTTCTACGACCAGATCTCGGCGCTGCACAAATCTGTGCGCTCGTCCGATCCCGATGCCGCGGTGTACTGGCTCACCCGCATGCTCGACGGTGGTTGCGATCCGCTCTACCTCGCGCGTCGCATGACCCGCATGGCGGTGGAAGACGTGGGCCTGGCCGAGCCGCGCGCGTGGCGCATGGCATTGGATGCGTGGGACACGTACGAGCGTCTCGGCAGTCCGGAAGGCGAACTGGGCCTCGCCCAACTCGCGATCTGGCTGGCTATCTCGCCGAAGAGCAACGCGGCGTACATGGCCTATAACAAGGCCCGCGCCACGGTGAAGCAAATGGGCAGCCTCGATGTGCCCATGCATCTGCGCAACGCACCGACCAAGCTCATGAAGGGTCTGGGTTACGGCACCGGTTACCAGTACGACCACGACGTGCAAGGCGGGGTGGCGCTGGACCAGCAATGTCTGCCCGACGAACTGGTGGGCATGACGTTCTACGAGCCCGTAGATCGGGGCCTCGAACTGAAGCTGAGCGAGAAGCTGGCGGCATTGCGTGCCGCGCGAGCCGCCGCACGCAAGTAA
- a CDS encoding DUF3999 family protein, whose protein sequence is MRRDWRRCLMAAGLFVAAARAEAPPSFAVAYPLAIEPGAKAYVLELPQDAYAWATLDAGLADVVVVDGQGRQVTAGPYVAAPPGWHPVTLDAPLLPVPSTADGIAGPRIQRSTTGDIIIEPGAAPADGAPHEWLIDARQPVAPERLEFAPFPREASLGIDIDSSHNLQDWTPLVRDASVVMLGKGDDAVDVRVVKLAGSPARYYRVRVSRGDAPWGTSATTVTLSGNVEDATSKDVAKRRWFVVAPTDTRSSGQGVDYDYRLPAALPVSALRVKLGKSDSVARFDAIAVEGEMSGEQLGTLVVTPGADTEASPSLSVPAARRDLLRLHSATPLREAPQLSVGWRPDRIVFLPEGQGPYRLLVGSRSARRLAWPIADAMTALRTDGGPAWRPAPAMVGEAKELEGRKAVEGTTPFDWTRPLLWIVLLLGAALVAGMAASLLRKPRPGAE, encoded by the coding sequence ATGCGTCGTGACTGGCGTCGTTGTCTCATGGCCGCTGGCCTGTTTGTGGCGGCGGCACGTGCGGAAGCACCACCGTCGTTCGCCGTCGCTTATCCCCTCGCGATCGAGCCCGGCGCCAAGGCCTACGTGCTGGAGCTGCCGCAGGACGCTTACGCATGGGCCACGCTCGATGCTGGCCTCGCGGACGTCGTCGTGGTCGATGGTCAGGGACGGCAGGTCACCGCAGGGCCGTACGTGGCCGCACCCCCGGGATGGCATCCGGTGACGCTCGACGCGCCGTTGCTGCCGGTACCGTCAACGGCCGATGGCATCGCCGGTCCGCGCATTCAGCGCAGTACCACCGGCGACATCATCATCGAGCCGGGGGCTGCGCCCGCCGACGGCGCACCGCATGAGTGGTTGATCGATGCGCGTCAGCCCGTGGCACCCGAGCGGCTGGAATTCGCGCCGTTTCCGCGCGAGGCGAGCCTCGGCATCGACATCGACTCGAGCCACAACCTGCAGGATTGGACGCCGCTGGTGCGCGATGCATCGGTGGTGATGCTCGGCAAGGGCGACGACGCGGTGGACGTGCGTGTCGTGAAGCTTGCCGGTAGCCCCGCACGCTACTACCGCGTGCGCGTGTCCCGCGGTGACGCGCCCTGGGGCACGAGCGCGACGACCGTAACCTTGTCGGGCAACGTCGAAGACGCGACGAGCAAGGATGTCGCGAAGCGTCGCTGGTTCGTCGTCGCGCCCACCGATACGCGGTCGAGCGGGCAGGGCGTCGATTACGACTATCGTCTTCCCGCGGCCCTGCCGGTGAGCGCGCTACGGGTGAAGCTCGGCAAGAGCGACAGCGTGGCCCGTTTCGACGCCATTGCCGTCGAAGGCGAAATGAGCGGCGAGCAGCTCGGCACGCTCGTCGTCACCCCCGGTGCCGACACCGAGGCGTCGCCGTCGCTGTCCGTGCCCGCCGCGCGACGTGACTTGCTGCGCCTGCATTCGGCGACGCCGCTGCGCGAAGCGCCGCAGCTTTCCGTCGGTTGGCGACCGGACCGCATTGTCTTTCTGCCCGAGGGACAGGGCCCTTACCGCCTGCTCGTCGGCAGCCGCTCGGCGCGGCGGCTGGCATGGCCCATCGCCGACGCCATGACCGCGTTGCGCACCGATGGCGGCCCGGCCTGGCGTCCCGCGCCTGCGATGGTAGGCGAGGCCAAGGAACTGGAGGGCCGGAAGGCCGTTGAGGGCACCACGCCGTTCGACTGGACGCGTCCGCTGCTCTGGATCGTGCTGCTGCTGGGCGCCGCCCTCGTGGCCGGCATGGCAGCCAGCCTGCTGCGCAAGCCACGCCCAGGCGCCGAATGA